ATTCAAGTACAAATATAGATATAAGAGACTAAAATAAACAGGGCAAAGACTTGGAATTACCAAGAAAAACCATAAACATAACCGAGAAAGAAGAGTTCTATAAATTTCAAGTTATGtcatttattttgagttgattgttaaaacaaaaacaataatctgaaatttaaagCTTATGTAAAGGTGTACATGTTCGCATTTTTGTGAATATATTAGATCAAAAATATACACATGTGAGCTAAAAAAACAATATTGGGCAGAAATCATAAACATTAACGATGAAAAGATCAataatgtcaaaatatctcagtGAATTATAATGATTCTAGCTTTAAATCTCTTCTAAACAAAGACATTCTATTAGCTATAATGGCTTAAGAATCATTACTTGAATACAAAAATGAAAATCGGTATTGAAAATCTTCTTTCGTGAACTTAAgatccagaaaaaaaaaatctaagggAAAGAACAGAACGGGGTACCTGAACATCCTCGAAGCTCCAACGATTGAAAAGCTTCACTTCGTGTTGCTCCTGAACGATCGCTTCAGCCATTGTTAGAGTACAGTCGCCGACACCGTACAggccagagagagagagagagatggaggGAGGAGGAGGCGTCTGCGTTAGTGAGAGAGCGAAGAGAGAAGCAAAGATAAGAGTTTGGAAagttagggttagggtttggtTAGGGTTAAGGTTAGGGTAGAATATTTGGGCTGGGCTTCTTCTTCATTTGGGCCTTTATTTCGTACAAGGTCCATATTGATAAGGGGAGTTGTTTTATAAATatctgaaaaaaaatatttatattttagtgATTTGAGGCATAACCTTAAGTTTAAttctaaataaatatctaaatttaatttttagtagtaatatctaagttataattttgaaacttttgTAGGTACTTGATTcttaagtgttaagtaaattacACGTGGCAATTATTGATTAGTCTTagtcatttattttaataaaaaaaaattaatttaaatgtaccaataagaaaatgacacgtgtATAATGATTTAATATTTAACAGTGAGGTtctgtattaaaaaaatataatttaggtATTATTATCACCAGAAATTAAACGTagatatttatttgcaactgagagttaaacttaggtatttatgccgcaaattactctatattttttttttataatattcatCAAATCGCCCACCCTGTACAAACCGCCAGCACCACACTACatagaaaatacaatttaaaatccTTTGCGGTACGattgtgatttttatttttccaaattGCACAGTGCAGTACGATTTACggttttgaatttaataattaCAGTTCAAACTGCATTGCACTATATATTAGAAAGTTACCAATTTTTACaatagaatttttattttttttaagaacaaatatatgtaacatatgtgtacattatattattttttattaaaattattttaataatttttttttatattgccAAAACTTTAttagattaatttttgaattttcattATGATTAATAATGATAGTGTAAACCGTTCAAATTGTACCGTGCCACACAGTATTTTAATGGtgtaatttttgcaattttaagaTCTCACGTTGCGATTGCAATTTGAGAAATTACAAAAACTACGTACGCAgtttgatttgaaaaaatattacaacttGCACTATCCGCACCGCAAACACCCCAAAATAAAATACTCCACATGTCTCTCAGAATACTttcacaattaattcaaaaaataaaatcattaatcaaaatatttgataattaaaatctaatcctaataattaattttatatattttataaatcaaatcaaatcatTTCACTTACCCaatatataacatataatttatttataaatagagtgtgataaaaaaaaaatcacgttactataaaattttaaagagCATAATTAACAAATCGTATACTATAGGAGCACaatttgatatagtgtaaataaTTCATGagcaaaaatactaaattaagcatagttactcaaatttttcttttattatttatcaatacagatttaaaatttttaaaattgatatttataattaatttattttagtaactATCATTACCTaccttatataaaatattttagtatCTACGGTAAGATCAAAACTGATAATCTCACCAAAAAaaggtttatatatatatggtaagaTCAAATAATTGTGAagtatttctatatatatatataggctaTATGAAGAAAAATGACCTGTGTAatcctagtatatatatatatatattatatatatatagcctaAAAATTTACATGCAACGTTGGCCTCATATGTAAAACCGCCTTACAAATTTTCTATGTCCTTCATTCAATTCCatcttaaaaatctcaaatCTCTTCATTTCATCTCAATTTTCAgtcccaacaaaaaaaaaaatgaaaatgaacttcCTCCAATCATTTTCCCTCCTACTCCTCTCTCTAATTTTCGCCACAACAAATAACATCATTCATGGTTTTCACGACGACGGCGAAATTGTAAGGTTCGAGTTGATCCACCGAAACTCTCCCAAACTTTGTGGCCACGATGGCCACAATGTCTTCTTGGGAGAAAAACCGAAAACCCAAATGGAAAACCTAAAGCAGTTTCACCAACGAGATGTTTCCAGGAGGGCCATCCTTCTGGAAACATCGTCATCATCAGTGAAACTGCCTATAAATTCAGGGTCGGATTATGGAACTGGAGAGTACTTTGTTCACGTGACGATCGGGACACCGGGGCAGAGATTCGTGTTGGTTGCGGATACGGGGAGTGAATTGACATGGATGAATTGTAGATATAAAAATTATGAGCCTAAAAAGAAGGGTAAAGAGCCCATATTTAAGGCTGATGAGTCTTCTACGTTTAGAACTGTGTCTTGTTCTTCTCGTATGTGTAAGATTGATCTTGCTGATCTCTTTTCTCTTGCCAAGTGTCCTACTCCTTCCACTCCATGTGGCTATGATTAcaggtaatatatatatatgtatatatgtatatgtatgtgaTCTTCTGTATATATACGTATGCatgtatacgtatatatattatatttcatcATATTGTGATGTGTTGATCATATATGAACAAATTAAAATTGGCTTGGTTGTTGGTTAGGATTAAAAAGAGGTTGAGAGACATTATTGTTtagctattcaattttatttattattggaatagataaaaaatattaaattcttctaggaATTCTAAATATATGACTTGagataattattgtttttttaaaaatatatatatatatatatatctacacATATATATAGGGTAGAAACTTGTTAGGTAGAGCATCATTTTTGTTTCTATAACTTTTTCTATTTGTAAGAAATTATATTCTAAACTTTTGTATGTGATGTTGTATAATATAGTTGTAGTagatatttttgttagttttttagATTTATgatcttaaataaaatatatattagactgatataaaataaaataaatacagttGTTTGATACAGTTGTTTGAATCTTATTTTCGGTATCttaaaattatttagaatttctAAAAAGTAGCCGGATgcctaatataaatataatttacattatCATATAAATGAATTTGCATTTTTTATACCAAAAATAGGAAAtcctttttacattttttttaattacatgtaaaaaattattaaaaataaaaatatataatttttcattttttttctaatgtatTGTCATTAATtgatataaactaaataaataaataaagactgAAAGAAGTTAAAAATATAAACATttggatttatttatttagtttgaaAGCCttcattaatttaaatttagtcCCTTTTTGATTTCTTATTTTGTTCCTTTACCAACTATTAGGTACCTACAAGGTTCTGCAGCATTGGGCTTCTTTGGCAATGAAACTATATCAGTAGACCTCACCAATGGCAAGAAGAAAACATTGAACAATGTCCTAATTGGCTGTACTCAAACGATTAAGGATGAGCAAGGCATTTTCAAAGGAGCTCATGGTGTACTTGGCTTAGGCAATGGGAAGCACACATTCACATCAAAAGCAGCTCAAGATTTCGGTTCCAAGTTCTCGTATTGCTTGGTCGATCACTTGAGCTCCCAAAACTTGACAAACTACATAGTGTTCGGTTCCACCAGGCCTAAAACCGCGCTCTCGAGCCGTGTGCAGCGTACCCCTCTTGTTTTGGGAGGCGCTCTCGGTCCACTCTATGGCGTGAATATTGTGGGAATCTCAGTTGGGGGTCAAGTGGTAAACATACCACCGGCTGTTTGGGATGTCAACCGTGGAGGTGGAACGGTTCTTGATTCGGGAACAAGCTTAACGTTTCTAGCAGAACCAGCTTACAAACCCGTGACAGCTGCATTCAGCAAGTACATGTCGAAATTGCAAAGATTGCCTGACGATGGAGGACCATTCGAGTTCTGTTACAACTCAACTAGGTTTCAAGACTCTTTGGTGCCGTCGCTAAAAATCAAGCTTGCAAATGGTGCTGTGTTTGAACCCCCGATGAAGAGCTATATCCTCGATGTTGCACCAGAGACTAGGTGTCTTGGATTTGTTTCGGCTAGTTGGCCAGGCACATCTATCATCGGCAACATCATGCAGCAAAACCACTTGTGGGAATTCGATCTAGGGAAAAGTCTCTTAAGCTTTGCACCCTCTACTTGTACTTGATTAATtcttacacatacacatactaTTGTGTGTTACAAAACCCCAAGATACTTTCATGATCGTATATTCCACTGTGGGATTGCTAAGATTTCAATACTATTAACTAAAATTATTGCTACTAAAACACATCAATTAACAAAGTTAGCAAAATTGGACATGGTAGCAAACTAACAAACCTAGTATGACATTAATCAACGACGATAAGCATCTCGGGACAAAGACAAGACACTAGAGCACTCGATCACAAGCACTTAGTTTAACAAAGAAGATAGTATTTTACCCTTTTCTACAaataggaagaagagagagccTTCTAAGAGAATTTTCTAAGCTATATTTGGACCGAGGCACGTTAAAAAGACATGCACGATTGTCCTAACCGCTACCATTTCTTTGTTCAAATGCTTCGATTGTCTACAAATGACAGTACTAATTCATTATAAGCATTCCAGCTACCCAACAGTGTAAACAGTAAAACAGTTTGATATAccacatgaaaataaaatagccatttaacatatatatatataagattgaATCTAACACAATACTAAAATCACAATAAAGATTTGTAAAAAGCACCATAGCTGAAACTacaaacaagaaggaaaataaATGCTTCattcaagcttttaaattaaAGTCCAAAGAAATTGTTACATCTGATAGCATTTGACTCATCATGTTAGGCCTTGGCTTTTCCAGCCTGAACTGATTGGATTCTCTGTTGCAACTTTAGGATCTGCAAGATGACATAACCGATGTAACTAATTAATATTCATCTTGCATTTTCGAGATTCTATTACAGTAATCTTTTGAAAGCAGGACATAACAGAAAATCGACTAGAGTACACGCATGTTCATCCACTAGTAATTCAAGAATAACAAATGTAAATTATACAAGCACATGAAACTTTCTTCCAGCctcaattaattcaaaattaatcaGAAAACAAAAGCTTATATAAGTATGAGCTTTAGCCACCAGAAATGAATAAGGAGCTTCAAATAAAGACATGTTGCCAATGCATTTATTCCTATAGAATCATACTTAAGCAATTTTTGAAAGTCTAAATTACCGATGCAATGCTACCGGTTATATGTTATGgctatttttttacttttttttctgAAGTTTAAAGCTCACACATCAATACTCAAGTTCAGGTGAACCTTCACTTGATTTGTGGAATAGGTTCAAACGCTAGTTGCGTCTCGGTCTCAGGTTTCAATATGTAATTGAAGTTGACTTTCATGTCTTCTGCAAGTTTTGTGATTAAAATGTCCAATTCATGGTATTTGAGTTTGTAAATTAAAGTGAAATGTAAAAGGGTCCTACGATTTCCTAATAATCTGTATAATgagataaataatataacaatgtTGAAAAAATTCTTACAACCTATTAAACTATGATGAACTATGAAGCTTAAAAAAATGATGATTTTAaccttataattaaaaattatttggagATACAAAAAGGGCAGGCAGGACTAGCTTTCCACATCATTTCGAGGAATCTAAAAGCTGCAAGATCATTTTAGATTCCGGATTCCCATCCCTACAACACCTCATACCTTATGAGTACTAAAGCCTTAGATCTATTCTACTTCAGAGCTATGAAAGATAGACCTTGATGAGAATCAACAAATAAGTAACCAATGCAATCAAAGTTAACATAACAATTCACAATAATACATACTCGAAACACACAGATACATATCATCACAACCTATTCACAAATCAATATACTAATAAGACATATGAAGTGAGAAAGAAAACAAACCGCTTCTTTTTTGCTATTTTGCTTCTCTTCTAAATCTTGAAGAGTTCCATCAAGCCGTTTCCTGTTTTGCatcaatacataaatttacactcAACAATTTGCACTGACAACTAGAAGAGATCAAAATATAAAGCAGTGAAAGCAATTGTACATGTTATATGGCATTATGTTATGAACTGCAATTGCCTAAAATGCAATACAAACGAAAGAAAAACCCCATTATGATTGCTTAGTTATCATATCTTAGCTCCATAACTATGAACTCAATATAGAATAAATCGAAACTTTACCCCTGAACTATTACACATGTAGGATTGATGTGGCCAGAAACTACACTAATATTACAGTAATTAGGCCTATTTAACTAACTTAAGCTAGCTAGAACTAAGTATAATGATCTTAAACATTCAAATATTAACTCTAAAAATACGATAAAGAGTCTCTGATTTTCTCTTTAGAGTATTACCTATGCGATTATTTTTTGCATAGACTCTCGAATTACAGTAGACTAACCATTAATCAATCTTACATTAAGAAACCAAACTGTTTGCCAAAaatcctattttattttttcatatatcaAAAGAAAGCTCCAAAGTTTTAGTTTTACAATGATtcataaaacaagaaaagagaAGCAGAAACATACAATTCAGCAGAGATGTATTCAATTCTCTTTTTCACATTTGCATTAGCCTCTGCCAAATCTTGCTTCACAAGAACTGGACCAATCAATTTGTACACATTTGCATCTTCATTCAATAGGTCTAACtcctaaaaacaaaaattcagATTAAAAATCAGTAAAGGGTATTCAATTTATGATTATATAAATCAATACAAATCACTTGGGCCCCAAAAGATTTTTACACAAAACCAAACAGAAATTGggggaaaaagaaaatgaaaaaataaccTTGAGGACAAGCTCGTTCTCGCCTAGTTGAATGGTGTACTTCTTTCTCACTTGGTGGTTCTTCGAAATATCTgttcaaaaaaagaaataataacatTTCAGATCAATATTCGATCGTAATGATCTCCATGTGCTTGAAGAAATGCatgaacaatatatatatatatatatattaggtcTAAAGGTGAAATTTTGAAGAGAGTATGGTAATGGGATTTTACCCTTTTGAAGTTTGCTTAGATCGTTAGCTTTGTTCTCCAATTCTCGCTGAAGTTCTTTGACGGcggaggaggaagaagatgaagcCATCGTTAAGCTTTGGAACTGTTGTTGTGAGTTACTCAGAgatcttttattctttttctctGTTCTgttcaaaattagaaaaataccatattttaacacattttgcataaatacttaagtttaattttgcagataaatatttaaattttattttttacgacAATAATACTTaacttatatttttaaaaaatttataagtatTTAGCCGTCAAGTGTCAAGTAAATGATTACATGGCAATCTCTAATTGATTcatatcattaaatttttatttttatttaaagattATGTTAAATATACTAAGAAAATGATACGTGAATAATAACTTCATACTTGATGGTCATGTATCTATAAAAGCTCCTGAAATATAATTTAGGTACTATTATCgtcaaaaataaaacttaggtatttatctacAACAGAGAGTCTAACTTGGGTATTTACGCcgtaaattactctaattttttataattttggtgcaaaaatataatttttttttttttttcaaaaatgatattttatggGAAAGTTGAAgaaaaagttgaaaaatataGTAAAATGAAGTAAGGATAACTAAGAACCTTTACGATAACTAGACGAGTAACTAGTTACCATGGGGTAATCGTGTatcttatgttattttttacatattttttaactgttttttaaaaaaaattcataaaaaattttttgagaaaaaattatatttttacaaatttatattttaaaaaccataaaaatgaaaattctccttaattttaattattttattaaatagtgACATCCTACGAAATTTTGAGAATTTAAAAtgatttacaatatagaaagtaCAGTTTTTATAATAATCCATAATTTAAGGGGCAcaactttttttaataaaaacttaaggggcataatttaatatagtataaaatatttaagagacaaaaattctaattattcaatttagaatatcatattttattgtaaaatattatgaattagattataaaatgtaaatatttaaaGCTTGAGAAGTATAAAAAGATAGTATGAAgtatttaaatatttcattggcatatacaataaattttaagaaatttctaaaaaatttagttttttttatatgtatatatgtatttgtaaatgtatttataaaaactcaattttaaatgttatatcTTGATGTTTAAGGTTTTTGTTCCTCCTCTCTTCTTTCTCCTCATTCTTCTCTACAACTGAATAACATCATAGACTAACACAAACTTCCTCCCTGACATTAACTTAAACAAGAGAAAAACATGTTAATTAGATAAACTAAATAGATAAGTTATAATCATTGTTGAGGTGTTAGGGTGTCTTTTCTTTATTAAGacatctataaatatatatatatatatatatatataatatttggaCTAGTAAAAAAGTATTCCTAGTCAATATGGGACTAACCACaaaagataattttttatttatttttttctaacaaGATTTCTGTTAATAGATTTTTTTAAGGCATGTTTGGTACGTATGATTAAATTGGATTAGACAAGTTAATTTGTCTAGTCTAATGATAtaatttatccaactaattctATCTATTTAGAGTTATTTATCACATCTAGCAGTGTATGATAAATAATCCATATAAgtagatttttattatttatcattttttttattttgattttataaatatatgttgaatttaataataatttaaataaaagaatggttacaaatttatttatatatttttttgttaaaacttattcattataattaataaaaaatatataattttgaaatatcATATATAGGGATCGAAATTGCAGCCATAGGTATGAGGCCGACAAGAATAATTTTCTATCCTCGAATGTTAAACAAGAAATAGCACCCCCACCCCGATGGTGACccattcaaattttaatttattttgtaatattatttcaaTTATTATACATTAACTCTATTTAGCTTAGCTTCTTATATAATATACTAGATGagagttacgtggcgagccacgtaaatattagttttatataagttctagtggtttttgtttaagaattcagtaactaagcaacgacaacaacaatggtagatagatctatttaagtttttcatatttgtaaagattataaatctaaacttttaattttcttgatttgagattttgaattgttctgatttatttgtttatgaatttattgaaatacttgaatatttatttgttctgatttattcatacttgaatatttatattgataattgttaatgaaattagtctGTAACTTTatgtttttggaaaaaaaaaagtattttttaatatagagtttaaatttaagaatacaaagaaacataatagaataatttatattaaaaatgataaatacttacgtcaaaaaaaaaaaaatagaatacaaagaaaaaaaattaagaattagatattttgaaaaagataaaagaaaactaagtatatgtatataattgaTGTAATcgcatatatttattattatagctttttatttatttaaaataattaattttaataaaaaaattaaaacaaaaaagagaaattaattttatatataaataacttAATATGATAAtaactatattatattatataatttttcatacGTAAccgattaataaaaattaaatatataagatttgtatatgacattttttattattaatttggtGAACAAAAGGAAAATGGGTGAAAAGTAATTCACGTTAAAAGTAAGATGTGGTGAATCCACAATTCATCTCATTCAAGAACACACAACAAAGAACAAATTAACATAAAACCAGAAATCGAAAATCCAGTCCAAAAACCAGCAATGAATTCTAACCAGTAAGAACTTTAAGCAATCAACAATTAAAGAACTTTGAACAGATAAAATGACACCTTTCTTTTACGAGGTTCGAACATAGATCAATGTAATCTATGCCTACATCCTCGGGAAACAATCAGcatacttctttattgattaTTCAGGAATGATTACAAGTGATTTGATCACAACAGAAAGGATCAATTACAGAAGGAGTCTAGCTCCTAATCCTCTCAATCACTCAGTCTCaattctctctcactctctgaTCTTGTGTCTCAATTAGTGTCATGTTCGAATTGTCTTGGTTTAGAGTTTATATAGGTGTAGTACATGAAGAGAGCTTTCCCTCCTAAACCAACTAACAAAACTAACATTTGAACTTGTCCAATCCGAGAGTGCCACATGTCCTGAATATTAGACTTATGTCTAAAAATACCACAATTATCCACCTTTTTAGTCATAAGTCTGAAAGTATGCATGCTCAATGTTTCCTGGTACCTCCGAGGAGGTCTGTTACTGCAGTGTTGTGATGTTGAGCAAGTTTAGACAATGTTTAAACTTTGCTAATGTCACACACTTGGTCATCACATCTGCAGGGTTGTCATCTGTCTTAACTTTCTTCACTTGCACTTCACCACTTGCAATAATTTCTCTAATGTAGTGGAGTCTAATGTCAATGTGTTTACTTCTTTCATGGAACATTGGATTCTTCATCAAATGAAGAGCACTTTGATTATCACAGTAGACAGTGATATCAGTTGCATTAATCTTCATTTCTTGTGCAAATCCTTTCAACCAGACTGCTTCCTTTATTGCTTCTGTGGCTGCCATATACTCAGCTTCAGTTGTAGAT
This region of Cannabis sativa cultivar Pink pepper isolate KNU-18-1 chromosome 7, ASM2916894v1, whole genome shotgun sequence genomic DNA includes:
- the LOC115696773 gene encoding aspartic proteinase NANA, chloroplast, which produces MKMNFLQSFSLLLLSLIFATTNNIIHGFHDDGEIVRFELIHRNSPKLCGHDGHNVFLGEKPKTQMENLKQFHQRDVSRRAILLETSSSSVKLPINSGSDYGTGEYFVHVTIGTPGQRFVLVADTGSELTWMNCRYKNYEPKKKGKEPIFKADESSTFRTVSCSSRMCKIDLADLFSLAKCPTPSTPCGYDYRYLQGSAALGFFGNETISVDLTNGKKKTLNNVLIGCTQTIKDEQGIFKGAHGVLGLGNGKHTFTSKAAQDFGSKFSYCLVDHLSSQNLTNYIVFGSTRPKTALSSRVQRTPLVLGGALGPLYGVNIVGISVGGQVVNIPPAVWDVNRGGGTVLDSGTSLTFLAEPAYKPVTAAFSKYMSKLQRLPDDGGPFEFCYNSTRFQDSLVPSLKIKLANGAVFEPPMKSYILDVAPETRCLGFVSASWPGTSIIGNIMQQNHLWEFDLGKSLLSFAPSTCT
- the LOC115697371 gene encoding prefoldin subunit 6; amino-acid sequence: MASSSSSSAVKELQRELENKANDLSKLQKDISKNHQVRKKYTIQLGENELVLKELDLLNEDANVYKLIGPVLVKQDLAEANANVKKRIEYISAELKRLDGTLQDLEEKQNSKKEAILKLQQRIQSVQAGKAKA